One window of the Sphaerochaeta associata genome contains the following:
- a CDS encoding NifB/NifX family molybdenum-iron cluster-binding protein produces MLKVAVASENKMVCGHFGHCETFEVFDTKEGRIIDHSSVPNPGHRPGFLPNFLHEMGVNTIISGGMGGGAVDIFNEHNIEVILGAQGKSEEAVKAYLAGSLASTGSICHEHAHHDECGE; encoded by the coding sequence ATGTTGAAAGTAGCAGTAGCAAGTGAGAACAAGATGGTGTGCGGACATTTCGGTCACTGTGAGACATTTGAAGTATTCGATACCAAGGAAGGAAGGATCATCGACCACAGCAGTGTACCGAATCCAGGGCATCGTCCTGGTTTTCTTCCCAATTTCCTGCACGAGATGGGTGTGAACACCATCATCAGCGGGGGTATGGGGGGAGGCGCCGTCGATATCTTCAATGAGCACAACATCGAGGTGATTCTGGGTGCCCAAGGCAAGAGCGAGGAAGCAGTAAAAGCCTACCTTGCAGGATCACTTGCAAGTACCGGCAGCATCTGCCATGAACATGCCCATCATGATGAGTGCGGTGAATAA
- a CDS encoding DUF5320 domain-containing protein, which translates to MPRRDGTGPAGFGPMTGRGMGNCNNYSAVGYGMGRRAGRGCGLYAAVASPITLAERKQLLQEELKRIEALEKA; encoded by the coding sequence ATGCCACGAAGAGATGGAACCGGTCCTGCCGGATTTGGTCCGATGACAGGAAGAGGAATGGGTAATTGCAACAATTACTCCGCAGTTGGGTATGGAATGGGAAGACGCGCAGGCAGAGGATGCGGCCTCTACGCAGCTGTTGCCTCCCCCATTACGCTTGCAGAGAGAAAACAATTGCTCCAAGAAGAGCTGAAACGTATTGAAGCATTGGAGAAAGCATGA
- a CDS encoding NifB/NifX family molybdenum-iron cluster-binding protein, with translation MIVAVPAEEQKLDSPLCVSFGRAPYYCIFDTENQKSNFIVNEAAQSPGGAGIQAAQDLVDAKITTLITFRLGENAAKVLKAADISLLKALNLSIADNISALLENKLAELDAIHAGFHHAH, from the coding sequence ATGATTGTTGCAGTACCGGCAGAAGAGCAGAAATTAGACAGCCCCCTGTGCGTCTCATTTGGAAGAGCACCCTATTATTGTATTTTTGATACAGAGAATCAGAAGAGCAACTTCATCGTAAATGAGGCGGCACAAAGTCCTGGAGGAGCCGGCATCCAAGCGGCCCAGGATTTGGTGGATGCGAAGATCACCACCCTCATAACCTTTCGCTTGGGAGAAAATGCTGCAAAAGTGCTGAAAGCCGCAGACATATCCCTGCTTAAGGCTCTCAACCTCAGCATCGCAGACAATATCAGTGCACTGCTTGAGAACAAGCTTGCTGAATTGGATGCCATCCATGCTGGATTTCATCATGCCCACTGA
- a CDS encoding MBL fold metallo-hydrolase → MKITTLVENTTTCSALGFEHGLSLYIEAAGKTILFDSGASELFAVNAEKLGIDLQRVDAAVLSHGHYDHSGGLKTFFTKNTHAPLYVRKEAFGPYYSERAEGEYHYIGVDPTLFGSNRFMFTSAFTPISGDITLFSKVDGTDSVPSGNQSLFRKEGETYTVDNFTHEQYLSIQEGDVRLLVTGCSHRGILNILKSYHDHRGFHPTHVIGGFHLYNHRTGEPEKPEVLEHIASVLLASKATFYTCHCTGEENYAALRGLMGEKVRYLAGGDILSL, encoded by the coding sequence ATGAAGATTACAACCTTGGTGGAAAATACCACCACATGCAGCGCTTTAGGATTTGAGCATGGATTAAGTCTCTACATCGAAGCAGCAGGCAAGACCATACTTTTCGACAGCGGGGCGAGCGAGCTCTTCGCCGTCAATGCAGAAAAACTAGGCATTGATCTTCAACGGGTTGATGCTGCGGTGCTCTCTCACGGCCACTATGACCATAGCGGAGGTTTGAAAACGTTCTTTACCAAGAACACCCATGCCCCCCTGTATGTGAGAAAGGAGGCCTTCGGCCCCTATTACAGCGAGCGTGCCGAGGGCGAGTACCATTACATCGGCGTCGATCCCACCCTTTTTGGCAGCAATCGATTTATGTTCACCTCCGCATTTACTCCCATCAGCGGTGATATCACCTTATTTTCCAAGGTGGATGGTACCGATTCCGTTCCTTCGGGAAATCAGAGTCTCTTCAGAAAGGAAGGAGAGACCTATACGGTGGACAACTTTACCCATGAGCAATACCTCTCCATTCAAGAAGGTGATGTCAGGCTTCTGGTAACCGGATGCTCTCACCGTGGGATCCTCAATATCCTGAAGTCATACCACGATCACCGGGGTTTTCACCCGACCCATGTCATCGGAGGCTTCCATCTCTACAACCATCGTACCGGCGAGCCGGAAAAGCCGGAGGTGCTCGAGCATATCGCCTCGGTTCTGCTTGCAAGCAAGGCGACCTTTTATACCTGTCACTGTACGGGTGAGGAAAACTATGCTGCGTTACGCGGTTTGATGGGAGAAAAGGTTCGCTATCTTGCCGGTGGGGATATCTTAAGTCTTTAA
- a CDS encoding ATP-binding protein yields the protein MHQILILSGKGGTGKTTVASTFIALSQAKAYADCDVDAPNLHLVMGSFTKEQASDYFGLPKAMIDSDLCTACSRCFAVCRFDAVIPGPTYRIDPIACEGCTYCLHVCPVGAISTKPVKVGELKLYERGEERFSTATLTMGSGTTGKLVSEVKKQLRDNTQETEVAILDGSPGIGCPVIASLAGVDLALMVAEPSVSAFSDLKRVISSARQLQVPVAVVVNKYDMNPTICGEIEVFCFKEGIPFLGKIPYDGQVIAALNKGENPACLNSPASNALKSIYSKTLQVWKEHVRQ from the coding sequence ATGCATCAGATACTCATTCTCAGCGGTAAGGGGGGAACCGGAAAAACCACCGTTGCCAGCACCTTCATCGCCCTCTCCCAGGCCAAGGCCTACGCTGACTGCGATGTCGATGCACCCAACCTTCACTTGGTCATGGGAAGCTTTACAAAAGAACAGGCATCCGATTATTTCGGTCTGCCCAAGGCGATGATCGACAGCGACCTCTGTACCGCCTGTAGCCGATGTTTTGCAGTATGCCGCTTCGATGCCGTCATCCCAGGTCCGACGTATCGAATCGACCCGATTGCATGCGAGGGCTGTACCTACTGCCTGCATGTGTGTCCTGTAGGTGCGATTTCCACCAAACCGGTCAAGGTAGGAGAACTGAAGCTGTACGAACGGGGCGAAGAGCGTTTCTCGACAGCCACCCTGACCATGGGAAGCGGAACCACCGGCAAGCTGGTAAGCGAAGTAAAAAAACAATTGAGGGACAATACCCAGGAAACAGAGGTGGCAATCCTTGATGGAAGTCCGGGCATCGGGTGTCCGGTCATTGCATCGCTTGCTGGTGTGGATTTGGCCCTCATGGTCGCCGAACCCTCGGTCAGTGCTTTCTCGGATCTGAAGCGGGTTATTTCCAGTGCCCGGCAGCTGCAGGTCCCGGTAGCAGTGGTGGTGAACAAATACGATATGAATCCAACAATCTGCGGGGAAATCGAGGTATTTTGTTTCAAGGAGGGCATTCCCTTCCTCGGAAAGATTCCCTACGACGGGCAGGTCATTGCAGCACTGAACAAAGGTGAGAATCCAGCCTGCCTGAACAGTCCGGCATCGAATGCACTCAAGAGCATCTATAGTAAAACACTCCAAGTATGGAAGGAGCACGTAAGGCAATGA
- a CDS encoding 4Fe-4S binding protein, giving the protein MLDFIMPTDRTIAVLSGKGGTGKTLVSVNLASVAQRATYIDCDVEEPNGHLFLKPSYVQEEVITVGKPVVDQNLCDGCRICSKACAFNALAVIGKQLLIFDEICHSCGLCMHLCPNHALTEVQKPLGVVRKGNSGTITFLSAEMRIGESSAVPLIKALMREKHSGLTIIDSPPGSGCLVTETISHADFCLLVAEPTIFGAHNLAMVHELVMLLKKPCAVLLNKTQDGENPSLAYAKTHNLQILGSLPYDQDLARLTSDGLVASQESEKYHTYFSLLLKEVEDASDTHSQR; this is encoded by the coding sequence ATGCTGGATTTCATCATGCCCACTGACCGCACCATAGCGGTGCTCAGCGGCAAGGGAGGCACCGGGAAGACCTTGGTCAGCGTCAATCTTGCTTCTGTGGCGCAGCGGGCCACCTACATCGATTGTGATGTGGAAGAGCCGAATGGGCATCTCTTTCTCAAGCCTTCCTACGTACAGGAAGAGGTGATTACCGTAGGCAAGCCTGTCGTCGATCAGAATCTTTGCGATGGCTGCAGGATCTGCAGCAAAGCCTGCGCCTTCAATGCCTTGGCTGTCATAGGCAAGCAATTGTTGATCTTTGATGAGATTTGCCACAGTTGCGGCTTGTGCATGCATCTCTGTCCCAACCATGCGTTGACCGAGGTTCAGAAACCACTGGGAGTTGTCCGTAAGGGAAACAGCGGTACAATCACATTTCTCTCTGCAGAGATGCGCATCGGAGAGAGCTCGGCCGTCCCACTCATCAAAGCCTTGATGAGGGAAAAACACAGCGGGCTCACCATCATCGACAGCCCTCCAGGCAGCGGTTGCCTGGTGACGGAAACCATTTCCCATGCCGATTTTTGCCTCCTGGTCGCTGAACCCACCATCTTTGGTGCACACAACCTTGCCATGGTGCATGAGCTGGTGATGCTGTTGAAAAAACCCTGTGCAGTACTGTTGAACAAGACTCAGGACGGGGAGAATCCATCACTGGCGTATGCAAAAACACATAATTTACAGATTCTCGGCTCCCTCCCCTATGACCAAGACCTGGCCCGTCTTACGAGTGATGGATTGGTGGCAAGTCAGGAGAGTGAGAAGTATCACACCTATTTCTCCCTGTTGCTGAAGGAGGTTGAAGATGCATCAGATACTCATTCTCAGCGGTAA
- a CDS encoding DUF134 domain-containing protein — protein sequence MSRPRKWRSVCSLPPNSRFGPIGSNLEGRQPVVMSVDEYETIRLIDHEGMTQQECSEQMEVARTTVQGMYDTARKKLAASLVDGKPLFIEGGEYRLHDHNGQGLGRCGRGCRWRSRMTEIEGENHQ from the coding sequence ATGAGTAGACCACGCAAATGGCGAAGCGTTTGTTCGCTTCCTCCGAACTCCAGGTTCGGGCCGATAGGCTCGAACCTCGAGGGACGGCAGCCTGTAGTCATGTCCGTCGATGAGTATGAGACCATCCGTCTCATAGATCATGAAGGCATGACTCAACAGGAGTGCTCCGAACAAATGGAGGTAGCGAGAACCACCGTGCAAGGTATGTATGACACTGCACGGAAAAAACTGGCTGCTTCCTTGGTGGATGGCAAACCGCTCTTCATCGAAGGCGGTGAATATCGCCTGCATGACCACAATGGACAAGGGTTGGGCAGATGCGGCCGTGGCTGCAGATGGAGATCCAGAATGACAGAGATTGAAGGAGAGAATCACCAATGA